Below is a window of Streptomyces sp. NBC_00223 DNA.
GGCGACGAGGTGTGCGCCCTGCTCGCGGGCGGCGGCTACGCCCAGAAGGTGGCCGTCCCCATCGGCCAACTCCTGCCCGTCCCCAAGGGCGTCGACCTGGTCACGGCCGCGGCGCTGCCGGAGGTGACGGCCACCGTCTGGTCCAATGTGTTCATGGTCGCCCATCTGCGGCCGGGCGAGACGCTGCTGGTGCACGGCGGGTCCAGCGGTATCGGCACCATGGCGATCCAGCTCGGCAAGGCGGTCGGCGCGAAGGTCGCGGTCACGGCCGGCACCGCGGACAAGCTCGCCGCCTGCCGGGAGTTGGGCGCGGACATCCTCGTCAACTACCGCGAAGAGGACTTCACCGAGGCCGTCACCCCCGATGTCATCCTCGACATCATGGGTGCGAAGTACCTCCAGCGGAACGTGGACGCGCTCGCCGTCAACGGCCGGCTCGTCGTCATCGGCCTCCAGGGCGGCGTCAAGGGCGAACTCAACCTCGGCACCCTGCTGGCCAAGCGCGCCGCCCTGGTCGCGACCTCCCTGCGCCCCCGTCCGCCCGCCGAGAAGGCCACGATCGTGGGCGCGGTGCGCGAGCACGTCTGGCCGCTGATCGAGGCGGGTACGGTCCGCCCGGTCGTGGACCGCGCGCTGCCGCTCGCGGAAGCGGCCGAGGCCCACCGGATCGTGGACGCGAGCACACACATCGGAAAGGTGCTGCTCACGGTCTGATCATCCGACCGGGAGCCGCCCCCGCTCCGCCTGCCCGCCGCCCGCGATGCCGGAAACATCGCCGCGTGTGACGCTGAGGACACTCAGGGTTCGGCGGGAGGCGGCGGACGTGCGGTGTGCGGCGGCGGGCAGGCGGCGAAGCGCCCTGCGGGCTGCGGTCACGACGGCGGCGGTACGCGTCGGCGCACCCGCGCTCGTCGCGGGCGCGCTGCTCGCGGCGGGCGTCCCGTCGGGGGCCGCCGGGCTGCCGCCCCCGTCGCCCGGTGCCTCGCAGGCCCCCACGCCGACCGTGCCCGTGCCCGACCCGCCGGTCGGCCGGCCCCCTTCCCCGACAGGTCCGTCCCCGACCCCCTCCCCGGCCGCGCACGATCCGGCCGGCTCGGTGGCGCCATCCGTTCCGCCGGTCGGCACGGTCCCCCTCACCCCGACGGCGACGCCCCCGGCCGCCGCGCCCGTCCCCGGCCCGCCGCCCACCGGGACCGCGAGCCCGAGTGCCGTTCCCTCCGCGCCCCCGCCCGCTCCCCCGACGCATGCCCCAAGGCCCCCGCGCCCGCCCCACCCGGCGGGCCCGCTGACGCCGCCACGGCCGTCCGGCCCCCCGACGTCCGGGGCCCGCCCGCAGGCACCGCCGTACGGCTGGGGCTACGAGCAGGGCTACGGCCGGACGAGCAGCCCGAGCACGACGGACCGGACGGATCTGGCGCCCTCGCTCGTACCGGCCGCCGTCAGCCCCACCTCCGCCCCGGCGGAGGCTCCCGACGGTGCGGCCGAGCAGGTCCGGCAGCGGGACGACGCGCCGTCGGACCGGACGGACGGTCCCGCCCGGCGGGTGATGCGGGTGCTGCTGATCGGCGCCGGGCTGCTGCTGGTCGGGCTGGGCCTGGGGTTCCTGGCGCTGAGACTGCGGCGGACATGACCGGCGGGGCCGTGGGTACGCGCCCGGCCGGAGGGCGCCCACGGATCGCCCGGCCCACGGCCTTCGTTCGTACGCTCACCTGACGAGGGATGCTCCGGGGGCAGGCGGCCGGGCGCTCGCCCGGTGCGGGACAATGGAGGTATGGAGATGCCGATGAACGAACGGTCGCCGGAGAACGCGCAGAATCCGCAGGTCCTGGTCGTCGGGCCCGACGGTATGGCGCTGGGCGGCGCACCCGCGGGTGAGGGGGAGGAGCGCCGTGAGATCCCGGTGACGGAGATGGTCGAGCAGCCGGCCAAGGTCATGCGGATCGGCAGCATGATCAAGCAGCTCCTGGAGGAAGTGCGGGCGGCTCCTCTCGACGAGGCCAGCCGGGTGCGGCTCAAGGAGATCCACGCCAGCTCGGTGAAGGAGCTGGAGGCCGGGCTCGCGCCGGAGCTGGTGGAGGAGCTGGACCGGCTGTCGCTGCCGTTCACCGACGACAGCGTGCCCAGCGAGGCCGAGCTGCGGATCGCCCAGGCCCAGCTGGTGGGCTGGCTGGAGGGTCTTTTCCACGGCATCCAGACCGCGCTGTTCGCCCAGCAGATGGCGGCCCGCGCCCAGCTGGAGCAGATGCGCCGCGCCCTTCCGCCGGGCGTCGGCGGCCACGACGACGAGCAGCACCCCCACCAGGGCGCGCACTCGGGCCCGTACCTCTAGCGGGCCCCGCGCGGCCGGGCGCCGCGCGTCCCCGCACCAGCGCGCCCCCGCCGGGAAACGGCGGGGGCGCGGGTGTCGGTACGGGAGATGCGGGAGGTGCGGGACGCGGTCGGGACGTCAGCTGGCGCCCTTGCCCGTGGAGACCGAGATCTGGATCTCGCCGTCCGTCTTCGGGTTGTAGTCGTCCAGGTACTTCGGCGACTGCGACACGACCGCGCCCTTGCCCCACTGCTGCTCGTCCACGTAGTTGATGTGGTAACTCCAGTGGGCGGCCTTGACGCAGGCGACCACCGAGTCGACGTAGAGGAACTGGAAGTTCGGCATCGTCACGATGTCGGGCTTGCCGGGGTTGATCAGGTCGTTGTGGGAGTTCGTGCACTTCTCCGGGTCGATGGTCCGGCTCTGGTCGCCCTTGACGACCTCGTCCGTGGCCTCCGCCTGGCTCGGGGTGGTCGCCGTGGTGGCGGCCGTGGTGACCGGCGGTGTGCTCTCGCCCGGGTCCGCGCTGTCGTCCGAGCCGCCCCGGGTCATGGCGACGATGACCACGACGATCACCGCGATGGCCGCCACCGCGACCGTGGCGCCGATGGCGACGGTGGCGTTGGAGGACCTGCCACCGCGCCCGCCGGGCCCGCCCGGCCCTCCGACGCCGACCGGCCGCCGCTGTTGCGGCGGCACGGAGCCGGGACCGGGCTGCGGCGCCATGTACGCGGGGTTCGGCGGCGGTGTCGTGCCGTACGCGGAGTTGGGCGGCGGTGTCTGCGGGCCCTGCTGTGGATAGCCGTACGCCGACGGTATCGGGGTCGAGGGGCCGAAACCGCCCTGCTGCTGCGGCGGCGGCGCGTACGGCGTGTGGATCTGCGGCGGCGGGGTCCGCACCGGCCCCTGCGCGGGCGGGAAGACCGAGGCGGACACGGCCTCGCCCCGGCCGGTCGGCGCGGGACCGCCGGATATCCGCGGCGGGGTGCCCGCCTGCGTGGCCGCGAGCACCCGGTCGGTCTCGTCGTGCATCGCGTCGGCCGTCGGGAAGCGCTCGGCCGGGTTCTTCCGCAGCGCGCGGGCGACCAGCGCGTCCACGGCCGGACTCAGCGCCCGGTTGAAGGCGGACGGCGCCGGCGGGATCTCCTGCACATGCTGGTACGCCATCGCCAGCGGTGAGTCCGCGTCGAACGGCAGCCGCCCGGTGAGGAGTTCGAAGAGCAGACAGCCGACCGAGTACAGATCGGACCGCTCGTCCACCCCGCGGCCAAGCGCCTGTTCGGGGGACAGATACTGCGGGGTGCCGACCACCATGCCGGTCTGCGTCATCGAGGTCACCCCCGACTGCATGGCCCGCGCGATGCCGAAGTCCATGACCTTGACCACGCCGCGCTTGGTGATCATCACATTGCCGGGCTTGATGTCCCGGTGCACCAGGCCCATTTCATGGCTGACGGCGAGCGCGGCCAGTACGTCGCCGGTGATCCGCAGCGCCTTGTCGGCGGGCATCGCCCCGAGCCGGGCGATGTCCGCGGCGAGCACGTCACCGAGCGGACTGCCCTCGACGTACTCCATGACGATGTACGGCACATGGTGGCCGTCGATCGTGTCCTCTCCGGAGTCGAAGACGGAGACGATGTTGGTGTGGTTGAGCTTGGCGACGGACTGCGCCTCGCGGCGGAAGCGTTCGCGGAAGGACTGCTCGTTGCCGAGGTTGGTGTGCAGGGTCTTGACGGCCACCGGCCGGTCGAGCACGGTGTCGTGAGCCAGGTGCACCGACGCCATACCGCCCCGGCCGAGCAGGTCGCGCAGTACGTACCGCCCGCCGCCGACCGAGCGCCCCCCGTACTCGCCCTGCGTGGCGTCCCCGCTCATCGGTACCGCTACCCCCTGGAAGTGCTATCGGGACACACTTGTCCCCGAGCCCGCCCGCCAAGTCTGGTCGATCGCACCGGCACGTCAAGTTCGTTGACCATCTCGTCACCTGATGCGCATCGTCCGCGCACAAAGCCGGGACCGCTTGTCACAGCCTTGTTCCGGGCCGCCCCCGCCCGCTGGACCGGCCGGTACGGACGGCGAAAAGCGGTACGGTGGCGCACCAGGGCACACCTCCCGCGCCCGCACACGACGATGGACGAACGACGGCGAGGACCGAGGACTGATGGTCGACCCGAACGAGACGACCGCCGCCACCGGAGCGCCGGAGAGCTCCGGCCAGTGGGGTGTGGGCACCCTGGTCGGCGAAGGCCGTTACCGGCTCACCGGCAAGCTCGGCCGGGGCGGTATGGCCGAGGTGTTCGCCGCCGAGGACGTACGGCTCGGCCGGATCGTCGCGGTGAAGCTGCTGCGGACGGATCTGGCGGAGGACCCGGTCTCCAAGGCCAGGTTCGCCCGCGAGGCACAGGCCGTCGCGGGCCTGAACCACCACGCGGTCGTCGCCGTCTACGACTCGGGCGAGGACCGTACGGCCACCGGTACCGTCCCCTACATCGTCATGGAGCTGGTCGAGGGCCACACCATCAAGGACCTGCTCACCGGGCCCACCCCGCCGCCGGTCGACCAGGCGCTGGTCATCGTCTCCGGGGTGCTGGAGGCGCTCGCCTACAGCCATGAGCACGGCATCGTGCACCGGGACATCAAGCCCGCCAATGTGATCATCACTATGACCGGCGCGGTCAAGGTCATGGACTTCGGCATCGCCCGCGCCCTGCACGGCGCCGCGAGCACCATGACGCAGACCGGCATGGTCATGGGCACCCCGCAGTATCTGTCGCCGGAGCAGGCGCTCGGCAAGACCGTCGACCACCGCAGCGATCTGTACGCGACCGGCTGTCTGCTCTACGAACTGCTCGCGCTGCGCCCGCCGTTCACCGGGGAGAGCCCGCTGTCGGTGGTCTACCAGCATGTCCAGGACGACCCGACGGTCCCCTCGCAGGCCAATGAGCGGGTGCCGCCGGAGCTGGACGGGATGGTGCTGCGGGCGCTGGCCAAGCAGCCCGAGGATCGTTTCCAGAACGCCGAGGAGATGCGGGCCGTCGTCGGCTACGCCCACCAGGCGCTCACCCAGCAGGGCGGCTGGACCGGCGGCATGTGGAACACCGGCGCCGTCACCGCCGTCGCCCCCCGGACGCAGTACCCCACGAGGCCGACCGTCGTCGCCCAGGGCGGCGCCCACAGCGGCAACACCGCGGAACTCGGCCCGCCGCTGCTCGCCGGCCTGTCCGGCGGCGGCCACGACGACGTGCACGGCTACGACGGGCGTCCCCCGTCCGGTGGCGGTGGCAACCCCTGGCTCAAGCCGGTGCTCTTCGCGA
It encodes the following:
- a CDS encoding protein kinase domain-containing protein — its product is MVDPNETTAATGAPESSGQWGVGTLVGEGRYRLTGKLGRGGMAEVFAAEDVRLGRIVAVKLLRTDLAEDPVSKARFAREAQAVAGLNHHAVVAVYDSGEDRTATGTVPYIVMELVEGHTIKDLLTGPTPPPVDQALVIVSGVLEALAYSHEHGIVHRDIKPANVIITMTGAVKVMDFGIARALHGAASTMTQTGMVMGTPQYLSPEQALGKTVDHRSDLYATGCLLYELLALRPPFTGESPLSVVYQHVQDDPTVPSQANERVPPELDGMVLRALAKQPEDRFQNAEEMRAVVGYAHQALTQQGGWTGGMWNTGAVTAVAPRTQYPTRPTVVAQGGAHSGNTAELGPPLLAGLSGGGHDDVHGYDGRPPSGGGGNPWLKPVLFAIVAIVVIALGVFLATRGDGDGGGTPSDTTSPTATQETAGQPDDEPTGEPTGNGELNTNPTGIETRTATETPTTTAPTTTPPPSATTTPPTKAPTSPPTTAPTTPPATDPTIPTDPPTDPADGGADGGPATP
- a CDS encoding protein kinase domain-containing protein, with the protein product MSGDATQGEYGGRSVGGGRYVLRDLLGRGGMASVHLAHDTVLDRPVAVKTLHTNLGNEQSFRERFRREAQSVAKLNHTNIVSVFDSGEDTIDGHHVPYIVMEYVEGSPLGDVLAADIARLGAMPADKALRITGDVLAALAVSHEMGLVHRDIKPGNVMITKRGVVKVMDFGIARAMQSGVTSMTQTGMVVGTPQYLSPEQALGRGVDERSDLYSVGCLLFELLTGRLPFDADSPLAMAYQHVQEIPPAPSAFNRALSPAVDALVARALRKNPAERFPTADAMHDETDRVLAATQAGTPPRISGGPAPTGRGEAVSASVFPPAQGPVRTPPPQIHTPYAPPPQQQGGFGPSTPIPSAYGYPQQGPQTPPPNSAYGTTPPPNPAYMAPQPGPGSVPPQQRRPVGVGGPGGPGGRGGRSSNATVAIGATVAVAAIAVIVVVIVAMTRGGSDDSADPGESTPPVTTAATTATTPSQAEATDEVVKGDQSRTIDPEKCTNSHNDLINPGKPDIVTMPNFQFLYVDSVVACVKAAHWSYHINYVDEQQWGKGAVVSQSPKYLDDYNPKTDGEIQISVSTGKGAS
- a CDS encoding bacterial proteasome activator family protein; translation: MEMPMNERSPENAQNPQVLVVGPDGMALGGAPAGEGEERREIPVTEMVEQPAKVMRIGSMIKQLLEEVRAAPLDEASRVRLKEIHASSVKELEAGLAPELVEELDRLSLPFTDDSVPSEAELRIAQAQLVGWLEGLFHGIQTALFAQQMAARAQLEQMRRALPPGVGGHDDEQHPHQGAHSGPYL
- a CDS encoding NAD(P)H-quinone oxidoreductase, whose product is MYAITIPRPGGPEALTWAEVPDPVAGDGEVVVDVAATAVNRADLLQRQGFYAPPPGASPYPGLECSGRIAEVGPGVTGWSVGDEVCALLAGGGYAQKVAVPIGQLLPVPKGVDLVTAAALPEVTATVWSNVFMVAHLRPGETLLVHGGSSGIGTMAIQLGKAVGAKVAVTAGTADKLAACRELGADILVNYREEDFTEAVTPDVILDIMGAKYLQRNVDALAVNGRLVVIGLQGGVKGELNLGTLLAKRAALVATSLRPRPPAEKATIVGAVREHVWPLIEAGTVRPVVDRALPLAEAAEAHRIVDASTHIGKVLLTV